GGGCGGCACCGTGACCGGTCTCTCGCGCTGCTTCGCCGAGCGCTCGCCGGCGACCGAGATCGTGCTCGCGGATCCCGCGGGCTCGGTGCTCGCGGCCGCCGTGGCGGGACGGCCGCTGCCCGCGGCAGGCAGCTGGCTGGTCGAGGGCATCGGCGAGGACTTCCTACCGCCCATCCTCGATCTCGGCCGCGTGCGGCGGGCCTACACGATCGGCGATCCGGAGAGCTTCGCCACGGCGCGGCTGCTGCTGCGCCGCGAGGGCATCCTCGCCGGCAGCTCGACGGGCTGCCTGCTCGCCGCCGCTCTCCGCTATTGCCGCGCCCAGCGGGAGCCGAAGCGGGTCGTGACCTTCGCCTGCGACACGGGCAACAAGTACCTCTCGAAACTCTACGACGACGACTGGCTGGCCGCCCACGGCCTCGCCGGCAACGAGGAGACGCCGCCCCGATGAATCCGAGCCGCGAGGCGCGCCGACTGCGCCTGGAGACACTGGCCGTCCACGGGGGCCAGCGCCCCGATCCCCTGACGGGCG
This sequence is a window from bacterium. Protein-coding genes within it:
- a CDS encoding pyridoxal-phosphate dependent enzyme encodes the protein GGTVTGLSRCFAERSPATEIVLADPAGSVLAAAVAGRPLPAAGSWLVEGIGEDFLPPILDLGRVRRAYTIGDPESFATARLLLRREGILAGSSTGCLLAAALRYCRAQREPKRVVTFACDTGNKYLSKLYDDDWLAAHGLAGNEETPPR